From Streptomyces sp. CMB-StM0423, a single genomic window includes:
- a CDS encoding SWIM zinc finger family protein codes for MMTEQEELTFEALPPSHGRGFAHTWWGRAWQKALEDTVLDGTLLRRGRKHARAGAVGAVAVRPGRLTARVLGADRTPYRTDVLVQQLDDADWERLLDTIADRAGHIAALLDRDMPPELDEDAAAAGVSLLPGIGDLQPECGCGEWDHCEHTAALSYLVARLLDADPFVLLLMRGRGEARLLADLQERSAARAEQETGPAVAAGVRADEAYAAAPAPLPPAVGPVAEAGTPPVLTGGTEPAAELDVATLEFLVADTAVRARRLLADALAPDHAGAPLPRELTESQDAVRMAATAKSAGPGGGTDAGAGGADGAAARIAVRLARGSGRDRGGMERAVRAWRHGGAAGLAVLEDDWTPDPAALARATDQLAAAWDPGTRPDLRATGTRWTAVGRGAQLRYGPDGRWWPYRKEGTTWTPAGPPAPDPAAALATVLEDA; via the coding sequence GTGATGACGGAGCAGGAGGAGCTGACCTTCGAGGCGCTGCCGCCGAGCCACGGGCGCGGGTTCGCCCACACGTGGTGGGGGCGCGCCTGGCAGAAGGCGCTGGAGGACACGGTGCTGGACGGCACGCTGCTGCGCCGCGGGCGCAAGCACGCGCGCGCGGGCGCGGTAGGCGCGGTCGCGGTGCGTCCTGGGCGGCTCACGGCGCGGGTGCTGGGCGCGGACCGCACGCCGTACCGCACCGACGTGCTGGTGCAGCAGCTCGACGACGCCGACTGGGAGCGGCTGCTGGACACGATCGCCGACCGCGCGGGACACATCGCGGCGCTGCTGGACCGGGACATGCCGCCGGAGCTGGACGAGGACGCGGCGGCGGCCGGGGTGTCGCTGCTGCCGGGGATCGGCGACCTGCAGCCGGAGTGCGGGTGCGGGGAGTGGGACCACTGCGAGCACACGGCGGCGCTGAGTTATCTGGTGGCGCGGCTGCTGGACGCGGACCCGTTCGTGCTGCTGCTGATGCGGGGCCGGGGCGAGGCGCGGCTGCTGGCGGACCTCCAGGAGCGGAGCGCGGCGCGGGCGGAGCAGGAGACGGGACCGGCGGTCGCCGCAGGGGTCCGGGCGGACGAGGCGTACGCCGCGGCGCCGGCTCCCTTGCCGCCTGCCGTGGGCCCGGTCGCGGAGGCGGGGACGCCCCCGGTGCTGACCGGGGGCACGGAGCCGGCGGCGGAACTGGACGTGGCGACGCTGGAGTTCCTGGTCGCGGACACCGCGGTACGGGCCCGCCGGCTGCTGGCCGACGCCCTGGCGCCGGACCACGCGGGAGCGCCGCTGCCGCGGGAGCTGACGGAGTCGCAGGACGCGGTACGGATGGCGGCGACGGCGAAGTCCGCGGGCCCGGGAGGCGGTACGGACGCCGGCGCGGGCGGGGCGGACGGGGCGGCGGCGCGGATCGCCGTACGGCTGGCGCGCGGCAGCGGGCGGGACCGGGGCGGGATGGAGCGTGCGGTACGGGCCTGGCGCCACGGCGGCGCCGCGGGCCTCGCGGTGCTGGAGGACGACTGGACGCCGGACCCGGCGGCCCTGGCCCGCGCCACGGACCAGTTGGCCGCCGCCTGGGACCCGGGCACCCGCCCCGACCTCCGTGCCACGGGCACCCGCTGGACGGCGGTGGGCCGCGGCGCCCAGCTCCGCTACGGCCCCGACGGCCGCTGGTGGCCGTACCGCAAGGAGGGCACCACCTGGACCCCGGCGGGCCCTCCGGCCCCGGACCCGGCGGCAGCCCTGGCCACGGTCCTGGAAGACGCCTGA